A window of the Azospirillum formosense genome harbors these coding sequences:
- a CDS encoding ABC transporter substrate-binding protein: protein MSTHRNGSGISTLAPSRRRLLKAAAAGAVALPFAGVASRLVAAPTPAALKPLKLAWNTGAVCGAPVAVAKHNGFFEKHGLDVEFVNFAGTTEQLLEALATGKADIGHGMALRWLKPLEQGFDVRIIAGVHGGCMRLLAAKNGGITSLAGLKGKTVAISDLSSPAKHLFSIQLAKQGIDPNRDVEWRVFPGDLLAIAVDKGEAQAVAHWDPVTYNFLKSGTLVEISTNLSGEFANRVCCVLGARGSLLREDKAAAAAVTRAVFEAQHYAAANPVEAAKVYQQYSPKSSIEDLAAQLSSQTHDHNPVGADIKREIALYAEELKGVQVFKPGTDAAKFADRVYADVLG, encoded by the coding sequence ATGAGCACGCATCGGAACGGTTCGGGGATTTCGACTCTGGCGCCCTCGCGGCGCCGGCTGCTGAAGGCGGCGGCGGCGGGCGCGGTGGCGCTGCCCTTCGCGGGCGTGGCGTCCCGGCTGGTCGCCGCCCCGACGCCCGCCGCGCTGAAGCCGCTGAAGCTCGCCTGGAACACCGGCGCGGTGTGCGGCGCCCCGGTGGCGGTGGCCAAGCACAACGGCTTCTTCGAGAAGCACGGGCTGGACGTGGAGTTCGTCAACTTCGCCGGCACGACGGAGCAGCTCCTGGAGGCGCTGGCCACCGGCAAGGCGGACATCGGCCACGGCATGGCGCTGCGCTGGCTGAAGCCGCTGGAGCAGGGCTTCGACGTGCGCATCATCGCCGGCGTGCATGGCGGCTGCATGCGCCTGCTGGCCGCCAAGAACGGCGGGATCACTAGCCTTGCCGGGCTGAAGGGCAAGACGGTGGCGATCAGCGACCTGTCCAGCCCGGCCAAGCATTTGTTCTCCATCCAGCTCGCCAAGCAGGGCATCGACCCGAACCGGGACGTGGAATGGCGCGTCTTCCCCGGCGACCTGCTGGCCATCGCGGTCGACAAGGGCGAGGCACAGGCCGTCGCCCACTGGGACCCGGTGACCTACAATTTCCTGAAGTCCGGCACTCTGGTGGAGATCTCGACCAACCTGTCGGGCGAGTTCGCCAACCGCGTCTGCTGCGTTCTCGGCGCGCGCGGCAGCCTGCTGCGCGAGGACAAGGCCGCCGCCGCCGCGGTGACCCGCGCCGTGTTCGAGGCGCAGCACTACGCCGCCGCCAACCCGGTGGAGGCCGCCAAGGTCTACCAGCAATATTCGCCGAAGAGCAGCATCGAGGACCTCGCCGCCCAGCTGTCCAGCCAGACGCACGACCACAACCCGGTGGGCGCCGACATCAAGCGCGAGATCGCGCTCTACGCGGAGGAGCTGAAGGGGGTGCAGGTCTTCAAGCCGGGCACCGACGCGGCGAAGTTCGCCGACCGCGTCTACGCCGACGTGCTGGGCTGA
- a CDS encoding hybrid sensor histidine kinase/response regulator, with translation MSGGHILIVDDDTANIRALASVLEDRHEVRFATSGRRALELASADPPELVLLDVMMPGLDGYAVCRLLKTDPATADVPVIFITSLSSSEEEAFGLETGAVDYVTKPFSPAIVRARVATHLSLRRANRSLKDENEHLEALVRERTRKLAQAQREKMAALRQMVAGVAHEINTPIGVALGSASHLGDRVAAMTERLAANQLRRAELERFLASAGELAALLSGTIARAGEIVRCFKGVAADHGGLRQTIALRAFLEQVTESLRPQWEPLGHRMAVDCAPDLRMVSNPAILSAILEQLVRNALEHAFPAGRHGLVTVGAAASGPETVLLTVADDGAGIAEGAAGRILEPFFTTRRGTGSVGLGLNIVDNLASDRLGGTFTIASRSGGGTLATLHLPARTPPDL, from the coding sequence GTGAGCGGTGGTCACATACTGATCGTCGATGACGACACGGCCAACATCCGGGCGCTCGCCAGCGTGCTGGAGGACCGGCACGAGGTGCGCTTCGCGACCTCCGGCCGCCGCGCGCTGGAGCTGGCCTCCGCCGACCCGCCGGAGCTGGTGCTGCTCGACGTGATGATGCCGGGTCTCGACGGCTACGCGGTGTGCCGGCTGCTGAAGACCGACCCGGCCACCGCCGACGTCCCGGTGATCTTCATCACCTCGCTGTCCAGCTCGGAGGAGGAAGCCTTCGGGCTGGAGACCGGGGCCGTCGATTACGTGACCAAGCCCTTCAGCCCGGCCATCGTGCGCGCCCGCGTCGCCACCCACCTGTCGCTGCGCCGGGCCAACCGCAGCCTGAAGGACGAGAACGAGCATCTGGAGGCGCTGGTCCGCGAGCGCACGCGCAAGCTGGCCCAGGCCCAGCGCGAGAAGATGGCGGCGCTGCGCCAGATGGTCGCCGGCGTGGCCCACGAGATCAACACGCCCATCGGCGTGGCGCTGGGCAGCGCGTCCCACCTCGGCGACCGGGTCGCCGCGATGACGGAGCGGCTGGCCGCCAACCAGCTCCGCCGCGCCGAGCTGGAGCGCTTCCTGGCGAGCGCCGGGGAGCTGGCCGCCCTGCTGTCCGGCACCATCGCCCGCGCCGGGGAGATCGTGCGCTGCTTCAAGGGGGTGGCGGCGGACCATGGCGGGCTGCGCCAGACCATCGCGCTGAGGGCCTTCCTGGAGCAGGTGACGGAGAGCCTGCGCCCGCAATGGGAGCCCCTGGGGCACCGCATGGCGGTGGATTGCGCCCCCGACCTGCGCATGGTCAGCAACCCGGCGATCCTGTCCGCGATTCTGGAGCAGCTCGTCCGCAACGCGCTGGAGCACGCCTTTCCGGCGGGACGGCACGGGCTGGTGACGGTCGGGGCCGCGGCGTCGGGGCCGGAGACGGTCCTGCTGACCGTTGCCGACGACGGCGCCGGCATCGCGGAGGGGGCCGCCGGGCGCATCCTGGAGCCCTTTTTCACCACCCGCCGCGGCACCGGTTCGGTCGGGCTCGGCCTGAACATCGTGGACAATCTGGCGTCGGACCGGCTGGGTGGGACCTTCACCATCGCCTCGCGCAGCGGGGGCGGCACCCTGGCGACGCTGCACCTGCCGGCCCGCACCCCGCCGGATTTGTAG